A region of Frederiksenia canicola DNA encodes the following proteins:
- the mepA gene encoding penicillin-insensitive murein endopeptidase — protein MKFFNIALASSVVAFSLHSVATPWESIRTPIAGKVQSIGGYSNGCIIGAEPLALKGEGYQVIRSIKNRYYGHPQLLNYLLNLGKSAKAAGIPPILIGDMGMPAGGRFSSGHASHQTGLDADIWLRFGPMDDETARNPAGLATIMVDHSTNVVNEKLWTTNHTKLLKLAASDYRVDRIFVNPAIKVKLCNTAGTDRDWLRKIRPWYAHDSHFHVRLTCPADAPNCENQAPVPAGDGCGAELYSWFEPAKPSSTPKSKTLPQPPQLCQMILSQQGFN, from the coding sequence ATGAAATTTTTTAATATTGCCCTAGCCAGTAGTGTAGTGGCATTTTCTCTACATAGTGTAGCCACCCCGTGGGAATCGATTCGGACTCCAATTGCTGGCAAAGTGCAGTCTATTGGTGGGTATAGTAATGGATGTATTATTGGTGCAGAACCTTTAGCTCTCAAAGGCGAAGGCTATCAAGTGATTCGCTCGATCAAAAACCGTTATTACGGTCACCCGCAGTTGTTGAACTATTTGCTAAATCTAGGTAAAAGTGCCAAGGCTGCAGGAATTCCGCCTATTTTGATTGGTGATATGGGAATGCCTGCTGGTGGACGTTTTTCATCGGGACATGCCAGCCACCAAACGGGTTTAGATGCAGATATTTGGTTGCGTTTCGGTCCAATGGACGATGAAACGGCTCGTAATCCTGCGGGTTTGGCAACGATTATGGTTGATCATTCAACCAATGTCGTGAATGAAAAGTTATGGACAACCAACCATACTAAATTGTTGAAATTAGCAGCGTCAGATTACCGTGTCGATCGTATTTTTGTGAACCCCGCAATCAAAGTCAAACTGTGTAATACCGCAGGAACTGATCGTGATTGGCTTCGCAAAATTCGCCCTTGGTACGCACACGACTCGCACTTTCATGTTCGTTTAACTTGCCCTGCTGACGCACCAAATTGTGAAAATCAAGCCCCCGTGCCTGCAGGTGATGGTTGTGGTGCAGAGCTTTATTCATGGTTCGAACCAGCTAAGCCATCCAGTACGCCAAAATCAAAAACGTTGCCACAACCGCCGCAATTGTGCCAAATGATCCTGTCTCAGCAGGGCTTCAATTAA
- the lysC gene encoding lysine-sensitive aspartokinase 3, translated as MPHLSVAKFGGTSVANFDAMSACADIITADTNTRVVVLSASAGVTNYLVELANGCELSRRNDILNAVRTIQFNIIEKLQKPEMVIEKIEHYLTHIKALAESASLATSLALTDEIICHGEMMSTCIFTQLLNERNFPAVWVDVRDVVATDSHFGKAAPNDEKTVQQTNAVIKPLLEQGKVVITQGFIGRDDEGKTTTLGRGGSDYSAALLAEVLNANDVLIWTDVPGIYTTDPRIVSAAKRIDTISFNEAAEMATFGAKVLHPATLLPAVRSNIPVFVGSSKAPEQGGTWVTRDPQPRPTFRALALRRNQILLTLSSLSMLHSQGFLANVFTILAKHKISVDVVTTSEVSIAITLDKTGSTSSGLDILSDDLLAELREVCKVNVETDLALVAIIGNNLHTQAGIAKQLFETLSPYNVRLISYGASTNNVCTLVKNKEADEIIQALHSALFE; from the coding sequence ATGCCTCATCTTTCCGTTGCTAAATTTGGTGGTACCAGCGTTGCCAACTTTGATGCAATGTCAGCTTGTGCCGATATTATCACAGCTGATACAAATACTCGGGTCGTCGTGCTTTCAGCTTCCGCGGGCGTAACTAACTATTTAGTTGAGCTTGCCAATGGCTGTGAACTTTCACGACGCAACGACATTTTAAATGCCGTAAGAACAATTCAGTTTAACATTATTGAAAAGCTTCAAAAGCCTGAAATGGTGATTGAAAAAATCGAACACTATTTAACACACATTAAAGCACTTGCTGAATCAGCTAGCCTTGCCACTTCCCTTGCCTTAACGGATGAAATTATTTGTCACGGTGAGATGATGTCTACCTGCATTTTTACGCAATTACTCAATGAACGTAATTTCCCTGCAGTATGGGTTGATGTGCGTGACGTTGTGGCGACAGATAGTCACTTCGGAAAAGCGGCTCCGAATGATGAAAAAACCGTTCAGCAAACGAATGCAGTGATTAAACCCTTGCTAGAACAAGGTAAAGTGGTGATTACCCAAGGTTTTATTGGTCGGGATGATGAAGGTAAAACAACCACGCTTGGTCGTGGTGGCAGCGACTACTCAGCAGCATTACTTGCAGAAGTGCTGAATGCCAATGATGTGTTGATTTGGACCGATGTCCCTGGTATTTATACCACCGACCCACGCATTGTTTCTGCAGCTAAGAGAATTGATACCATCAGTTTTAATGAAGCAGCGGAAATGGCAACATTCGGGGCGAAAGTGCTCCACCCCGCGACACTTTTACCTGCTGTACGCAGCAATATCCCTGTTTTTGTGGGGTCAAGCAAAGCTCCCGAACAAGGAGGAACTTGGGTAACTCGTGATCCACAACCACGTCCAACATTCCGAGCTCTCGCCTTACGTCGCAACCAAATTTTGCTGACCCTTTCCAGTCTCAGTATGTTGCATTCACAAGGCTTCTTAGCGAATGTCTTTACCATTTTGGCAAAACATAAAATTTCCGTAGATGTCGTCACAACTTCAGAAGTCAGCATTGCAATCACGCTTGATAAAACGGGTTCAACATCGTCAGGTTTAGATATTCTTTCTGATGACTTGTTAGCAGAATTGCGTGAAGTGTGTAAAGTGAACGTAGAAACGGATTTAGCATTAGTGGCCATTATTGGTAACAATCTACACACACAAGCAGGCATTGCTAAACAGTTATTTGAAACCTTATCGCCTTATAATGTACGTTTGATTAGCTACGGTGCTAGCACGAATAACGTGTGCACACTGGTTAAAAATAAAGAGGCAGACGAGATTATTCAGGCGTTACATTCAGCACTGTTTGAATAA
- the tsaB gene encoding tRNA (adenosine(37)-N6)-threonylcarbamoyltransferase complex dimerization subunit type 1 TsaB, which produces MMKTILVLDTATEACSVALFHQGKTTFLDELSPRTHTQRILPMVDELLSQAGISLKEVDVLGFGRGPGSFTGVRVGVGIAQGLAMGAELPVVPVSNLLAMAEAAYQQQGATEVVALIDARMNEVYFAQFSRSEKGWQTLVAEQVCSPEKAIAQIQAARQPTVVGTGWAAYLQFSAANLPLVVSDITLPSARFMLPLVQQAAAQGKTQSAMEIEPVYLRNEVTWQKLPHKR; this is translated from the coding sequence ATGATGAAGACAATTTTAGTATTAGACACCGCCACTGAAGCCTGTTCTGTGGCGTTATTTCACCAAGGTAAAACCACTTTTTTAGATGAACTCAGCCCACGTACGCATACGCAGCGGATTTTACCGATGGTTGATGAGTTGTTATCGCAAGCGGGTATTTCTCTGAAAGAGGTCGATGTACTTGGATTTGGGCGTGGGCCGGGTAGTTTTACGGGTGTGCGAGTGGGCGTGGGAATTGCTCAAGGCTTAGCAATGGGAGCGGAATTGCCCGTGGTGCCCGTGTCTAATTTATTGGCGATGGCAGAGGCGGCGTATCAACAGCAAGGTGCAACAGAAGTGGTTGCGTTGATTGATGCTCGAATGAACGAAGTCTATTTCGCACAATTTAGCCGTAGCGAAAAGGGCTGGCAAACGTTGGTGGCAGAGCAAGTCTGCTCGCCAGAAAAGGCGATTGCACAAATTCAGGCAGCGCGTCAGCCAACGGTAGTTGGTACGGGTTGGGCAGCATATTTGCAATTTTCGGCGGCAAACTTACCGCTTGTGGTGAGCGACATCACCTTACCTTCCGCCCGTTTTATGTTGCCACTAGTGCAGCAAGCCGCAGCACAAGGGAAAACGCAATCAGCCATGGAGATTGAACCTGTTTACCTTCGCAATGAAGTCACTTGGCAAAAATTACCACACAAGCGGTAA
- the aroG gene encoding 3-deoxy-7-phosphoheptulonate synthase AroG: MTYRNDDIRINHIEELLPPVALLERFPASDVAADTVAKARLAVNRILSGEDDRLLVVIGPCSIHDPEAALDYAKKIQAIRANPQINQHLEVVMRVYFEKPRTTVGWKGLINDPYLNETFALNDGLRIARKVLSDINDLSVPAAGEFLDMITPQYVADFMSWGAIGARTTESQVHRELASGLSCAVGFKNATNGSVKIALDAIGAAEAPHHFLSVTKFGHSAIVSTAGNPDCHIILRGGDSGTNYDAASIEKVCADIEKSGRRPHVMVDFSHANSQKQFKRQLDVCNDVAAQIANGSHKISGVMIESHLVEGRQDLVEGKALTYGQSITDACLGWEDSEKVLFQLADAVAQRRNKR, translated from the coding sequence ATGACATACAGAAACGATGATATTCGTATCAACCACATTGAAGAATTGCTGCCACCTGTGGCATTGTTAGAGCGTTTTCCTGCCAGCGATGTGGCGGCGGATACCGTGGCAAAAGCCCGTTTGGCGGTTAATCGCATTTTATCGGGTGAAGATGACCGCTTGTTAGTGGTGATTGGGCCTTGCTCCATTCACGATCCTGAAGCAGCATTAGACTATGCGAAAAAAATCCAAGCGATCCGAGCCAATCCGCAAATTAATCAACATCTAGAAGTTGTAATGCGAGTCTATTTTGAGAAACCCCGCACCACAGTGGGCTGGAAAGGGCTAATTAACGACCCGTATTTAAACGAAACCTTTGCATTGAATGACGGTTTACGCATTGCCCGCAAAGTGCTTTCCGACATCAATGATCTCTCCGTTCCCGCAGCGGGGGAGTTTTTGGATATGATCACCCCGCAATATGTTGCTGATTTTATGAGCTGGGGGGCGATTGGGGCGAGAACCACAGAATCGCAAGTGCATCGTGAATTGGCTTCCGGGCTTTCCTGTGCGGTCGGCTTTAAAAATGCTACCAACGGCAGTGTGAAAATTGCCTTAGACGCCATCGGTGCTGCTGAAGCCCCGCACCATTTCTTATCTGTGACCAAATTTGGACATTCTGCTATTGTTTCCACCGCGGGCAATCCAGACTGCCACATCATTTTGCGTGGTGGTGATAGTGGTACGAATTACGATGCGGCTTCGATCGAAAAAGTTTGTGCTGACATCGAAAAATCCGGTCGCCGTCCGCATGTGATGGTCGATTTCAGTCATGCCAATAGTCAGAAACAATTCAAACGTCAGCTTGATGTCTGCAATGATGTTGCCGCTCAAATTGCCAATGGATCGCACAAGATCTCAGGTGTAATGATTGAAAGCCATTTGGTTGAAGGCCGTCAAGATTTAGTCGAAGGCAAAGCACTCACTTACGGACAGAGCATTACCGATGCCTGTCTTGGCTGGGAAGATAGTGAAAAAGTACTATTCCAACTCGCCGATGCGGTGGCACAACGCCGTAACAAGCGGTAA
- a CDS encoding neutral zinc metallopeptidase, whose translation MRLDDERESRNVEDRRGQSGFGGGRRVSVGRGKGSILGFIILLVGAYYGVDLSGIVGFGQEETYQQQEQSSYRSSSEEAELNTLSRKVLATTERVWGNYFRQSGMTYREPTLVLYRGATQTACGTGQSVMGPFYCPVDEKIYLDLSFYDDMKHKLKAAGDFAFAYVIAHEVGHHIQHQLGITEQTQKAQRNASSRKEANRISVSVELQADCFAGVWGYHIQKEGRLEAGDVEEAFLAAEAVGDDRLQKQSQGRVIPDSFTHGSSAQRLAWFRKGLQSGNPNVCDTF comes from the coding sequence ATGCGTTTAGATGATGAAAGAGAAAGTCGTAATGTGGAAGATCGCCGTGGACAATCTGGTTTTGGTGGGGGGCGAAGAGTTTCTGTTGGACGTGGAAAGGGCAGTATTTTAGGCTTTATTATCTTGTTGGTCGGGGCTTATTATGGTGTGGATTTATCAGGGATTGTCGGTTTTGGTCAAGAAGAAACGTATCAGCAGCAGGAGCAGAGTAGCTATCGATCATCATCTGAAGAAGCAGAACTCAATACCTTGTCACGCAAAGTGTTGGCAACAACAGAAAGAGTATGGGGTAATTACTTTCGTCAAAGTGGGATGACTTATCGTGAACCAACGTTGGTACTGTATCGGGGAGCAACTCAAACCGCTTGTGGTACAGGGCAATCTGTGATGGGGCCCTTTTATTGTCCTGTTGATGAAAAAATCTATCTAGATTTATCATTTTATGATGATATGAAACACAAACTCAAAGCAGCAGGGGATTTTGCTTTTGCTTATGTAATTGCTCATGAAGTGGGACATCATATTCAACATCAATTAGGTATTACAGAGCAAACTCAAAAGGCACAACGTAACGCTTCTAGCAGGAAAGAAGCTAATCGGATTTCAGTGAGTGTAGAACTACAGGCCGACTGTTTTGCGGGGGTGTGGGGCTATCACATTCAGAAAGAAGGGCGTTTGGAAGCAGGAGATGTGGAAGAGGCGTTTTTAGCAGCTGAAGCCGTAGGCGATGATCGCTTGCAGAAACAAAGCCAAGGTAGAGTGATTCCTGATAGTTTTACCCATGGTTCTTCTGCACAACGCTTAGCGTGGTTTAGAAAAGGATTGCAATCTGGAAACCCAAATGTTTGTGATACTTTTTAA
- a CDS encoding DNA translocase FtsK has protein sequence MIERLTGRENLIKFTLLLLALAGAYLCVAWASYSPLDNAWTVASSVTQDPLNKTGSLGAWVIDLLFAMFGKMAFLIPFAFTFVPIFLLVLRTTGDLHLRQALLWLLSFTVFMIGLSGLASVLLPHSAAYLSGGFIGAMLSELIGNRLGQIGVLFLSMVITAGGFYFCSGQTLIRLFGRLYDWIMDNKEQEAPQPERQAVSSEQIFANQESDETVEKEMTESPEHPQLTDVTQFARPKITGLKSEIVEQSETNELVETPMYHVETQTELPKVSVPAFSPVPPAQQRVQQETLETVEPIVDERNFPTIRLNPDISTVQAETEPTHLQNSDVISPLAVPSESDQVATSVKKDEQHPDFLKPNVKVELPEPVEKAKQAVSSEPNFTKPKAATPVVHPLLQRQTTTEKPTTPLPTNDLLSRGKQEIQQITEQEIRETSARIEQELANFGVKATVEDVLVGPVVTRYEIQPAAGVKASKISNLGSDLARSLIFEAIRITDVVPGKPFMGIETPNRQRETVWLRDVLENDAFRHSNAILPMALGKDISGKPVVVDMAKMPHLLVAGQTGGGKSVGVNTMILSLLFKLTPEQVRFIMIDPKVVELSVYNDIPHLLTPVVTDMKKAENALRWAVEEMERRYQLVSYLQVRNIEGYNNKIEQAEAMGIPITNPHWKPTDSMDLNAPPLKKMSYIVLIVDEFADLMMSAGKQVEDHIMRIAQKARAVGIHLILATQRPSTDIITGVIKANIPSRIAFTVASQIDSRTILDKGGAEALLGRGDMLYSGAGSPEMIRIHGAFMTDEDVLRVADNWRARGKPEYIDSIIESADDEDVDGSQRGALGDLDPLFDEIAGFVVESNITSISGIQRRFSLGFNRAARIVDQLEAQGILSAPDAKGKREVLAR, from the coding sequence GTGATTGAACGATTAACAGGTAGAGAAAACCTCATCAAATTTACCTTGCTGCTTCTGGCATTGGCTGGTGCTTATTTATGTGTGGCATGGGCAAGTTATAGTCCGCTTGATAACGCTTGGACTGTCGCCAGCAGTGTGACACAAGACCCACTCAATAAAACAGGCTCATTAGGTGCATGGGTAATTGATTTACTGTTTGCTATGTTCGGCAAAATGGCGTTTCTGATTCCTTTTGCCTTTACCTTTGTGCCCATTTTTCTTTTGGTACTGCGTACCACAGGTGATCTACATTTACGACAAGCCTTGCTGTGGTTGCTGAGTTTTACCGTCTTTATGATAGGGCTGTCAGGACTGGCAAGTGTGCTGTTACCACATTCAGCAGCCTATTTATCTGGCGGCTTTATTGGGGCGATGCTGTCGGAGTTAATTGGAAATCGGCTTGGTCAGATCGGCGTACTGTTTTTATCGATGGTGATCACGGCAGGTGGATTCTATTTTTGTTCAGGGCAGACGTTAATTCGCCTGTTTGGGCGTTTGTATGATTGGATCATGGACAATAAAGAGCAGGAAGCTCCTCAGCCTGAAAGACAAGCGGTCAGTTCCGAGCAAATTTTTGCAAATCAGGAAAGCGATGAGACCGTTGAAAAAGAGATGACAGAATCACCTGAACATCCACAGCTAACGGATGTTACCCAATTTGCCCGCCCGAAAATTACAGGGCTAAAATCTGAAATAGTAGAGCAGAGTGAAACGAATGAGTTGGTTGAAACGCCGATGTATCATGTTGAAACGCAAACAGAGTTACCTAAAGTCAGCGTGCCAGCGTTTTCACCAGTTCCGCCTGCTCAACAACGGGTGCAGCAAGAAACCCTAGAAACCGTTGAACCTATTGTGGATGAACGAAATTTTCCAACGATTCGTTTAAACCCAGACATTTCAACGGTTCAAGCTGAAACAGAACCCACTCATTTGCAAAATTCGGACGTGATCTCACCGCTTGCAGTGCCGAGTGAGAGCGATCAGGTCGCTACTTCGGTCAAGAAAGATGAGCAGCACCCTGATTTTCTTAAACCGAACGTAAAAGTCGAACTGCCAGAACCCGTTGAAAAAGCGAAACAAGCGGTCAGTTCCGAGCCGAATTTTACCAAACCGAAAGCAGCAACGCCTGTTGTTCATCCGCTGTTACAACGACAAACAACAACGGAGAAACCAACAACACCTTTGCCAACTAACGATTTATTATCACGGGGAAAACAGGAAATTCAGCAAATTACTGAACAGGAAATTCGAGAGACATCAGCCCGTATTGAACAAGAGCTGGCGAATTTTGGCGTAAAAGCAACGGTAGAAGACGTGTTGGTTGGACCTGTCGTGACTCGATATGAAATTCAACCTGCTGCTGGAGTCAAGGCAAGCAAAATTTCCAACTTAGGCAGTGACTTAGCTCGCTCATTAATTTTTGAAGCGATTCGGATCACCGATGTTGTGCCGGGTAAGCCATTTATGGGGATTGAAACCCCAAATCGCCAACGTGAAACGGTGTGGCTACGAGATGTATTGGAGAACGATGCCTTCCGTCATAGTAATGCGATTTTGCCAATGGCGCTAGGCAAAGATATTAGTGGAAAACCGGTTGTGGTTGATATGGCAAAAATGCCGCATCTATTAGTGGCGGGGCAAACAGGAGGCGGGAAATCTGTCGGCGTAAATACGATGATTTTAAGTCTCTTATTTAAGCTTACCCCAGAACAGGTTCGCTTTATTATGATTGACCCGAAAGTCGTTGAATTGTCAGTGTATAACGACATTCCGCACTTGCTCACACCGGTTGTGACTGATATGAAAAAAGCTGAAAATGCGTTGCGTTGGGCGGTTGAAGAAATGGAACGCCGTTATCAGCTCGTCAGCTACTTACAAGTGCGTAATATTGAAGGCTATAACAACAAAATTGAGCAAGCGGAAGCCATGGGTATTCCAATCACTAATCCACATTGGAAACCAACAGATTCAATGGATCTCAATGCTCCGCCATTGAAAAAAATGAGTTACATTGTGCTTATTGTCGATGAATTTGCTGATTTAATGATGTCTGCAGGCAAACAAGTGGAAGATCATATTATGCGAATTGCTCAAAAAGCCCGTGCAGTTGGTATTCACTTGATTTTGGCAACACAACGCCCATCAACAGATATCATTACAGGCGTAATTAAAGCCAATATTCCCAGCCGTATTGCCTTCACGGTTGCAAGCCAAATTGACTCCCGTACTATTCTAGACAAAGGTGGAGCGGAAGCACTACTTGGTCGCGGCGATATGCTCTATTCAGGTGCAGGCAGCCCTGAAATGATCCGTATTCACGGTGCATTTATGACCGATGAAGATGTGCTAAGAGTAGCCGATAACTGGCGAGCAAGGGGGAAACCGGAATACATTGACAGCATTATTGAATCTGCTGACGATGAAGATGTTGATGGCAGCCAACGGGGAGCTTTAGGCGATCTTGATCCCCTTTTTGATGAAATTGCAGGATTTGTGGTCGAAAGCAACATCACCTCAATCAGTGGCATTCAACGCCGTTTCTCTCTCGGTTTCAACCGTGCTGCCCGTATTGTTGATCAGCTAGAAGCCCAAGGCATACTTTCCGCTCCTGATGCAAAAGGAAAACGAGAAGTGCTGGCGAGATAG
- the lrp gene encoding leucine-responsive transcriptional regulator Lrp: MENKKLPKPLDAIDFKILNELQRNGKISNIELSKRVGLSPTPCLERVKRLEKQNVIMGYRALLNPELLEAPLLVIVEITLVRGKPDVFEEFNRAVQQLDEIQECHLVSGDFDYLLKTRVADMAAYRKLLGTTLLRLPGVNDTRTYVVMEEVKQTNYLLLK, encoded by the coding sequence ATGGAAAATAAAAAACTACCAAAGCCATTAGATGCTATTGATTTTAAAATCTTAAATGAGTTGCAACGTAACGGAAAGATTTCAAATATTGAACTCTCAAAGCGAGTTGGGCTTTCGCCAACGCCTTGTTTAGAACGTGTCAAACGCCTTGAAAAACAAAATGTGATTATGGGGTATCGTGCCTTATTGAACCCTGAATTGCTTGAGGCTCCATTATTAGTGATTGTTGAAATTACTTTAGTACGTGGTAAGCCTGATGTGTTTGAAGAATTCAATCGAGCCGTGCAGCAACTGGACGAAATTCAAGAATGCCACTTAGTCTCGGGAGATTTTGACTATCTACTCAAAACGCGTGTAGCCGATATGGCAGCATACCGTAAATTACTTGGCACAACATTATTGCGTTTACCTGGTGTGAACGATACTCGCACTTATGTAGTAATGGAAGAAGTCAAACAAACCAATTATTTGTTGTTGAAATAA